TCATGCACCAGTCCAGGAAATCCGTTGTCAGATAATGCCTGCAGCTCGGGCTTTTCCTTTAGTAAAGCTTATGGATACACTGCAAGAATATCAAAATAACACGTAAAGTTTTGTTACACCTCATGTGTTTAGTAAATTCTTTTAGCTTTCGTTTCTTTACAATGAAACTGAAATGTCGTTTTACACTCCTAGGGAATCTCACTATTGCCCTTCAATCTGATTCTTTAGTCAGCAGAAAATCTTCATTGAGTACATAATGCTTGATGGAGTGAATGATGAGGAGCAACATGCACACCAACTCGGAAAATTGCTAGAGACATTTCAAGTGGTGAGTTCTAATCTATGAACTTCCGTCTCTTCTGTGTGTCTGCGTATCATATATATCCAAAATAACCTTCGCATTTGTTGTTTGCTGTCCTACAGGTAATTAATTTAATACCTCTTAATCCAATTGGTATTCTAAGTAAATTCTCAACCAGTAATGAAAACAAAGTAAAGAGCTTCCAGAAAATTCTACGAGGCACTTATGGCATTCGAACTACAGTTCGCAAGGAAATGGGTCAGGGTCAGGACATAAGTGGAGCATGTGGTCAGTTGGTGGTGAACTTACCCAACAAGAGGTCAACTGAGAACACTCTAACTGATATAGAAGATCTTCAGGTCAGATAGTTCTCTTCTTGATCCCAGAGGTGTTAATGCCCGAAAGTTTGTTAATGCCCGTCAAAGTGGCCAACATTCTGCAGACGATAATTAGTTTTTCTGtagttttgaaaattttggatgTCATTCAATTCTTTTTGGGGTTGCAGTAGCAAATTTTCTGTTGTAATTTTATCCTATCAGCTTGGGATCTTCATTTGATACACCTAAAACTGTTTATTCTCCCTTTTCTTTCtcctcttcaagttcccaaaagTGTGAGTCTTGTAGATATTGACATTAACTTGAGAACACAAAATTTTGATTGGCAAATACTCAAACATGAACAACCCGAGTCTAGATTTGTTTAATTTGTAggtcataaaatatcaaatggAAAAGTTGTTCACCCTCtcatttattcaaatattttaTTGGGAAATATTTGACCAAGGTTTTTCTTGCACCTTGTGGACTAGGAGGATCTGATTGTTATTATCTTGGATAATTTGTTTATATGCTCACAATGTTATGATGAAAATCTCACTTTACTTTATGTGCTTTCATTTCATGTCTCATGTTACTCCATTCCGTCATTTGGTCAGAAAAATGGTTAATAAATCGACAATTTGCTTAAAACTTGGTATGTTTATTGTTTTGGCTCTAGTCCCAAACAACCAAGTTAACAATTTTCTAACCAACATGGCAACATGACGAAATGGGATTAACTTGGCATACGAAATGAAAGAACAAAGGGAGCAAAGTTACAGAGTTGCGAATTAAGGGTAAAATTAGATTATGATCAAGGAAAATGATCACATCCCATATTTCGTCGCATGCACACTCATGTTTATTTTTAGCCTTTTGATTAAAGAAGAGCGAGTAATGTTCAAAAATCATTTTCCAAACAAAAAGGCCTTTCATTTCTGCCAACATCTTGATGGTGTCATACACACGTGACCACCCTTGCAAGATGATCATATTCTCCTTAGCTAACACGTGAGGAGCATCTTGACTACTTCAGAATCTTACCCTAATTTTTCAACCACTGCAACATTCATCGCATACTCTCACCTGCACCTTCTTGTACCAGacgaattcaaaattttcaatttaattgaaaaacgaaaagaaaacaGCTTTTATAGAAAGTCAAACAGAGCATTGCCTCAAACAGAACGAAAATGCAAGCAGCAGCAAATCCTAGAAAACTTCTGTTTGCCCTCTTGCTCACCATGCTCATTTCTTCTCGGTTCAGTCCAACTTCGCTAGCTCTCCATCACCGTCTCCATCACCTTCGCCCGTGAGTACTTCATCCGACACTTTTCTCTAATCAAATTATTAACTCTTAACTTTCTGTTTATATCATTTCATTTTCTGAATTCTGTGTTAGGCTGTCGGGATGCCAGCGCTGAATGATCACGCGGTGCCTAAGGGGAATGGGATTGTTAAAAAGGTAAGGAGAGGGTCATTTCCAGCTACTTGTCATTCAAAATGTAACGAATTCAAGGATCTGTCCGAGCAATGGCATTGAAAGAGAACGAGTACTATCCACAGGTGTGGAGATGTGCCAGTGGTGACAGTATATTTTCCCCTTAAGCTGGTTAGAACTAACACTACTGCTGCATGTAATTAGGCCAAGCGATAAGAGGTTTTCCCCAGATTAGTACAAGTTTATGTTCACGCACACCTTATTATGTGCAGAAAGATTCTTAAACATGACAGAGGGAATGCAACGTTTCTCTCACAGCGTGAGGAGCGTGTTGTATGTAAGAATTTTTCACTATAAATGCATGTATAAATACCATATAAAACAGGGAATGATAATTAGATATCCCAAGAGTTACTGAATGTATTAAAGGCTCAAGTGAGCGAGTGAGAGCCTAGATCAAAGGTTACAAATCAGGCATTCCTGAGTTGGAGGCTAACCGACCACGGTTGTCcacttcttttcttctcttaaaCCTACAATGGAGCTTAGTCTGCTGTAGGTGTCCGTGTTGATCAAACGCCTCCTTTGGTCCTTGACCCTTGAATTTTAGACCATCACACAAAGAACTTGACTTTGTGTGATACAACTGTTACAAAAGTTGACAAACTATGACCAATTTTGAAGGGCATTTCGGTTGATGAAGTGGACACCTTCAGGCCATTTCTTCATTTTTCCAACACTACTGTTTCACAGTTTGGGGTTACCCTACTCAAATCTCTCCAACCGGGAACTAAATCATTGCAAGCCTAGGGGCACGGATAGGAAGCTTCAAAAGATAATGAAACAGGGAGGGTAGAGAACCAAATCGAtgcaaagaagaagatgaaaccgCTTAACTAAGAAGATAATGAAGTCTACCGCTACTTTGGGAATCCTATTAACATGAAGATTTTAttaaacatatatatgaaattatcTAAAATGGTTCAATCTGTAAATACAAATAGCTCACTTGGTTCTAGTAGCAGCAAATGCACAGATAACTTATTCGACATAATCGATACAGAATCAACATCCAAGGTAGGCTAGGCTCCTCATTTTACATGTAACTAAGAACAATAACAATTTAAGGATGATAACAAAAACGAAATCTAATGCAATGGAATCACCTGCACTATCACTGCTTGACATTCTCCAAGTACCAGCTATAAGTATCAACAAGCCCATCTTTCAGCGAGATCTTCGGTGTCCATCCCAAGCCTGCGAGCTTTGAGCTATCCATGAGCTTCCTCGGAGTTCCATCCGGCTTAGTAGAGTCCCAGACAAGTCGTCCCCCGAACCCAACAACCTCCTTGACAAGCTCAGCCAACTCCTTGATAGTCACTTCCTTGCCACTCCCCACATTGACATGCTCCAACCCACTGTAACTCTCCATCATGAACACCACCCCATCCGCCAAATCATCGACATGCAAAAACTCCCTCAAGGGGCTTCCGGTCCCCCACACCACCACCTCCTCCGCACCCTTCACCTTTGCCTCATGAAACCGCCTCATCAGTGCCGGCAAAACGTGCGAATTTTCGGGGTGAAAGTTATCATGCGGCCCGTACAAATTGGTGGGCATCCCAGAAATTGCATCCCAATTGTACTGAATCCGATACGCCTGGCACATCTTGATCCCGGCGATCTTGGCAATGGCGTACCACTCGTTCGTGGGCTCGAGCGGGCCCGTCAGCAATGCGTTCTCCGGGATGGGCTGAGGAGCGAATTTGGGGTAAATGCAGGAGGAGCCGAGGAACAAGAGCTTCTTGACTCCGAATCGGTAGGCGGCGTCGATGACGTTGGTCTGGATCTGGAGATTGACGGCGATGAAATCCGCCGGGTAGGTGTTGTTGGCGTGAATGCCGCCGACTTTAGCGGCGGCGAGGATCACGAATCGGGGTTTCTCGGCGGCGAAGAAGGACTCGACGTCGGCTTGGCGGGTGAGGTCGAGCTCGGCGTGGGTGCGGAGGACGAGGTTGGTGAAGCCTAGGGCTAGGAGCTTGCGGACGATGGCGGAGCCGACGAGGCCGCGGTGGCCGGCTACGAAGATCTTGGCCGATTTGTCGGAGAGGAAGGAAGGCGAAGTGGCATCtgtagagagagggagagagattacAATTGAGAGTAAGGGGATCCGAAAGATTTAATTGTGTCatgtttgtttggttgctgagaaagttGTATGAGGTTAGATTTTCTCAGATACCAAAcagattggagagagagagggagagagagagtaccgtTATTGGCGCCACTCATGTTGTATTTGCTTCAGTAGTGCAGGAAAATCTGGGAAGAGACTAGTAAATCGCTTTGTCCTTGCGAAAATGGGCAAACCAACCCAGCTTAACTCCTTTTATGCCGAGTGGATTGGGCGGTTTCCGCGAGTTgatttaattgatttcttttttatttttaggggGCAGtgtgaaaaatcatatttttactttaaaaagtcaatcttgatattattcacttacaacacatttttgtcattttattaaaactcaaagtttttaagcctttttcattagttttcattttatttaatttataacaAGGAATTGAAAGGGgtatgtgagaggtaaaaatgggtATATAGTTAACACTACCCTATTATATACTAGCAGagagcacacactttgtgtgtgtgaacaacCGCCCACATCCTCCCACATTCTCCTCAAGCACAACCGCTTCAGTTCATTCAACTTATCTAAAAAACATCATGATTTCACTTACCTGTATGaaaaaaatgatgatggaacaatttctcttaataagtgcatattttatcttatgtaaatattttgatacaaaattactattttgccttccttatgtaaatattagATATCAAAAGTGAgtgtaaaataggaaaaaagggatatgattgtcattttatcaaaaggtataaaattactattttaccccCCTTATCTCAACATTGTGTATTCAAAAGTGAGGTACAAAATTGGAAAAAGCGGGCAAAAAAGTTGACAAGGTGTGTTCTCTTAATAATATAGAATATAGatagataatatatatatatataatatacatgtGTGTTTaagaatttgaaccaaattattgATAGCCTATTGTAAGGCTAAACTCATCCCCTCCtacttaatgtagataatatcgtttgttaaaaaaatttattataattcAGGTGAATCAGTTGCAATTGAGTTAAATAATACTTCAACCCAACTCAACTCACTTATTGAATGAGTGGTCAAATTTTCACTCATAAATAAATAGTTAATGTTTATAACCCAACCCAATCCAATTCATATCGAGTGGGTTGGTTTGATAGACCCACTAAAAGTGCCACCCGTAACAAATCTAATCATGGATCTTGAATCAAGCTAGATCTGCAACAGTCATGGCCCTTGGAGGGATCCTCCAACTCGAATTTAATGTAAGGAATACGGCTCAGCCACTAAAACATTTAGGGAGGGGTACGGTCACTGTGAAAATAATCGGTAGAAGGTGATTTCGACCCACCACAGTCACAAGCCTGACTCAAACCCATCAATCTATCCCAAAAAGGGAGCATATAAATGGGTTTGAGATTGGCATCCATTAGAGCATGGAAGGTTGCTCACAAAATAATGGTTGGATAGATGGGGAAGAGGTAGGTGCGGGAGGGTAAATGGTGAAGAGAAGGAGTAGAGGGACAAGGAAGAAATGTTGTAAACAACTCCAAACCATTGCAAGGGGTTAGCaacttgttgaccctaaaaactaccaagcctacgtggcgtgcaggccgagtaattagtaagttaactacgtccttcggttgtatgcagggcgtgccaactcgtcggtcgagcttagccgaggagtaaaatttgttgatattgcgttgggtgcgctattgacttctgaatctcgcgactgcggccaaggaaggaacttgtctcggccttcgggttctaaagCCTGAAGACAAGACTGCTAACttagcgaagttcaatatcaaattcggctttcaatgtgccgaatgtagtaacttgtaacacctcactttgccgacaaggctaatgagatgacctcgaccaataaggattcggaaatccttttcgaccgagacttggatagataaccaaccgtcctcgccgcagtgctgttgatgccaacggaagatgctacgagatcgactgattctacggtgacagagctatctatgccaactgaagatatcaccggttgctttcacaatgttgttgatgccaacggaagatgtgtcagcgaaaagagaaaataaaaaaaatctcaaagttgttgagagagtttgcgcagggcagttgtgtgttgaatttgagAGGTTTTTAGTTGTCTGCCgcatggtatttatagaaatgtGCGTGCCCAAGTCGCAGAAACCCATCCTAATTGCACCGTGACTTTGAGTCTTTATCTGTTGCTAACCCTACACCTTATCACATCAATCAAAACCCGCTGTAATCTTGAAAACCTGACCTTCCACCAAATTCAGCTTTCAAAGATTTATCTGACAATCTTGCTTTGGCTAGATTATTGGCAACATTCAATGCACATTGTTGTTTTGACCATGtaggaaaacaaaagaatattattttattctttacCATCTCTTATCTTTTGCATGCCCCAAGAGACCATATCCATTTCAAATTATATCTCCTTTCAGACGGCACTTATCACTTTTTGATGGTAATTATCACTAACTTTTTGCTTGGTCAAGTTCCAACTTGATCCATTCTCATCCATGCAGAACATGCTAATCCTTTTACATATCTTTGTGCTGATCACTCCACGCATACACAAATTGCATGGAAAGTCCCTCACCCACACACATATGCATCACGCATGGAAGAAAATTTGTAATGCTCAACGACTTTGATCACTCAAGCCGATTGTGTAATTttaggcccaaacattgccccccaatTTTCTTGAGCTTCAATTCgtaagccgaatggttaaggaaacTAAGCATTTTGCATTTGAACTTGGCCATCGGCCCACCACTAAGTACTTCCGTCGAATCGATAACTAATCATTTCTCCCAACAGAGGAGTAAGTGGCAGGTGAACAACTTATTTGATGCGACCATTCCTGGTAGCTCGGCCTGCCACCTGAGAACAATTTACATCTATGCTGAAACTGGGCCGAGGTCGACGAGTTGGCCAAGATTCCAATGTGATTGCATAAGGCTGCCATATACATCTTTTTCTGAACCGACCGAATGGGTTAATATCCTCAACCCCATGATTTCATTGCCGAGCACCAACTTATTCTCGCCGAGCTCGGAAAACGTTGGCATACATgaaacatatgtatatatatatccgATAAATTGGCGGAACCATACCAGAAAGGTCTTGTCTTCCATCATTCAAAGGGATGCCAAAAATACTGTAAAGTCAAGCACGAGCAGCTTATCATCTCCATTTTCGACGACCTGAGTGTCAACAATCATGAAAGAAGCATGATGGTGCTGTTGCTGTGCCGAGGAAAAACAAATGGGGTCAAGGCCAAGAAAACCCAAGTGGGGTTGAAGGCCTGCCGGGGTCGAAGTCGAAGCCCTACCACCAAGTAGCCTGCTTGTCTTCAAGAAACAATTACATGTGGATAGCCTGTCATTCAGCTATCCATGCCTCGGCATTTAAAATTCAATAATGGTATCCCAACATGATATATATATCCATGACAATTCGACCAAaaggtggttttttttttttttttatacatatatatatatatatatatgttttgacCGAGGCTTTGTTTCGCAATGGGGCCGAGGCCGAGGCTTTTGTAAGCAAAGTTCACAAATAAATGCATTCGGCCAAAATAGTCAAACAAGTGTACTCGACCAAATTTTTATTCGGCCAGAATGTTGTTGcccccttattttcttatgcatcGGCTTGCATAGCCGTATGTTTAAGAAaataacatgtatatatatttaacaaACGAAAAGAAAAGTGGCCGAACCATAGttaggaggaggccaacgatgctttattccaagtCGAGATCTTGTAATAACAAAATCTTCACATTGATTTCGCTCTAGGCCGAATAAGGATTTTcctccaaatatttttgacttggcgaaatatttttttatcatcGGTTGTCGAATGTATTGAACAATTACtatgcccccccccccccga
This genomic interval from Malus domestica chromosome 05, GDT2T_hap1 contains the following:
- the LOC103427409 gene encoding putative GDP-L-fucose synthase 2, whose translation is MSGANNDATSPSFLSDKSAKIFVAGHRGLVGSAIVRKLLALGFTNLVLRTHAELDLTRQADVESFFAAEKPRFVILAAAKVGGIHANNTYPADFIAVNLQIQTNVIDAAYRFGVKKLLFLGSSCIYPKFAPQPIPENALLTGPLEPTNEWYAIAKIAGIKMCQAYRIQYNWDAISGMPTNLYGPHDNFHPENSHVLPALMRRFHEAKVKGAEEVVVWGTGSPLREFLHVDDLADGVVFMMESYSGLEHVNVGSGKEVTIKELAELVKEVVGFGGRLVWDSTKPDGTPRKLMDSSKLAGLGWTPKISLKDGLVDTYSWYLENVKQ